The nucleotide window TAGGAATCGGTGAACCGGACTTCGTGACCCCCTGGCACATTCGCGATGCAGGTATTATGTCTTTGGAAAAGGGGCAGACCTATTACACCTCAAACGCAGGCCTATCTGAGCTTAGAGGTGAGCTTTGCACCTATTTAAAAAGACGTTTTGATTTAGAGTATACCCCTGACCAGGCACTTATTACCGTCGGTGGCAGTGAAGCCATTGACGCAGCTATCCGTGCGCTGATTACCGAAGGGGATGAAGTGATTATCCCCGAGCCGTGCTTTGTTTGCTATGACCCCATTGTGCGCTTGGCGCACGGTGTACCGGTGCCGATTGTTACCGAGGAAAAGGATAATTTTATCTTAACCCCCGAAAAATTAAAAGCGGCAATCACACCCAAAACAAAGCTTTTAGTTCTCCCCTATCCCAACAACCCCACCGGGGCTGTGATGACAAAAGAGCAGTTAGAAGCGATTGCCGAGATTTTAAGAGACACAAATATCGGCATTTTGTCGGATGAGATTTATGCAGAGCTGACCTATTCGGGCAAGCATTGTTCTATTGCAAATCTTCCCGGTATGCAGGAAAGAACCATCATTGTAAGCGGTTTTTCCAAGGCATATGCCATGACCGGCTGGCGTTTAGGCTATGCCGTAGGCAACCGCGACGTGATTAAAGCCATGACCAAAATCCATCAGTTTGCCATCATGTCCTCCCCCACGACCGCGCAGTATGCGGCAATTGAGGCGTTAAAAAACGGCGATGAGGATATTGCGGAAATGGCATCCCAGTATGACGAACGAAGAAGAGTTTTGATTGACCGCTTGAACGAAATGGGACTGACCTGCTTTGAAGCTCGCGGTGCCTTTTATGTGTTCCCGTCCATCAAATCCACAGGACTTTCGTCCGAGGAATTCTGCAAGCGCCTTCTGGAAACCAAAAAGGTTGCGGTAATCCCGGGCAGTGCCTTTGGCGAATCGGGCGAGGGACATGTGCGTATTTCATATGCCTACTCCCTAAAAACCATCAACAAAGCGCTCGACCGCATGCAGGAATTTTTAAACGAGCTGAAAGAAGGATAATATGACTTTAGCGGTAATTGACTTAGGCTCTAATTCTTTGCGCATGGGTGTGTATCAAAAAACGCCTGACGGCATTCAAATGGTGCATCAGGAACGGTATCCCACCCGTCTGAGCGAAGGCTTAAGCGAAGACAATTTATTAAAAGATATTGCCATGGAACGCACCGTAAGTGCGTTCCATGCTTTAAAAGAAAGTATCGGCACGTTCTCCGATTGTACCGTAAAATGCGTTGCCACCGAAGCCCTCCGACGGGCAGAAAACGCGGATGTTTTCTGCAACCGTGTACAAAAAGAAACGGGCATCCGCATCGAAATCATTGACGGGGACAGCGAAGCCCGATACGGGCTTTATGCCGCTTCCCTTTCCGCTAAAACCGACTCATTTTATATGTTAGATACCGGCGGTGGGAGCTTTGAAGTGGTGCTTTGCGAAAAGGGTGCCTTAAAGGGACACACGTCTTTGCCCTACGGTGCGGTGGTTTTGACCGAAACCTTCCAGCCCGACCAAAAGGGTATTGATGAAATTTATCCCTTTGTTTTAAGCAAGATGCAGGAAATTCCGTTTGTACAGAAAAACGGCTATCCCATTGTACTTTTAGGCGGTTCAAACCGCATGATTGGAAACATGTACACCTTAACCCACGGCATTCCCTGGGGGGACGGGGTGTGCGTACCTTGCAACGCGGCTAAAGACATTATGCGTCGGATTACCAAAACACCGCTTGAAAAACGCCTGGAGCTGGTGGGCATGGAGAAAAACCGTGTGGACATCATCACCGCGGGTCTGATGCCCCTTGCGACTCTTCTGCAATGCACCAACGCTGAAAAGCTGATTCTTTCCACCAACAGCATCCGCGAAGGTATCGCGGCAGAACTATTACTTTAAAAACCAAAGGACTTGGAGCTAAACTCCAAGTCCTTTTTTATATTTCCCGGGTGTCATTCCCGTTTGCTCTTTAAATTTTCGGATGAAATAGTATTCATTTTCATAGCCGATTTGTCCGGCAATTTCTTTGACCGAAAGACTCCCCTGCCGCAGAAGCTGTTTTGCATGCTCGATGCGGATATTCTGTAAGTCTTTTTTGGGAGACACCCCAAACCGTGCTTTATAAAGAATGTAAAAATATGGTGTACTCATATATGCTTTTTTCGCCATAAGCTCTACTGTCCATTTTTCCTGACAGTTTTCTATAATCGCATTTTTCACCGCAATCAGTCTTCTATGCATCGTGTCCGTAAGGACCGGTCTTTCTTTTATAATATGTATTTTAGCAATACGGAAAAACAACTCGTGAACCAATGCATCGGTAATTTCTTTTTTAAATGTGATTTGCTGGTTCATCTCGTACTTGATTTTTTGTATAATATCCGTCACAAAATCGGCTTTATACAAGCTATAAGGCATATCATATTGAAGCCTTGTTCTTTTCATCAAATCAGTCAAATCATCCTGTATTTCCATCTTATCAAACTTAAGCGGTTTACCATTACTTTCAAAACGGCAGGGCGATGCACTTTTGTAAAGGATTAATGTCGCCGGCTCTGCCGTTATTTTTTCTTTTTTTGTATGAATGATGACAGGCGTATGAAAATAAAGCAGGACTGAATTTCCGTTCGTGGTCTGTATAAGCTGTGCAGGTGCTTTTTCAGAATTGTGTTCGCCTTCCCCTTCGTGATTTCCGGAGTCTGCCCACTCAAATTTCACATCTGAAGGTCTGGAATACGCACCGCCTTTTGCAACCAGTCTGAAATACTCGTTGTTTGTTCCGGCAAAATAATAGGTTCCCACCTTTGTCCACGCGCCCTGACGGTCAACCGTTGCTTCCGAAACCGAAAGCGGAATGTCATGGACCGTTTCACCGTTTGCATACACTTCGCCCGTCATTTTCACAGGATTTTGATCGGCCCCGTATTTGATATTCCAAAAAGAAATAGTATACCGACCCGGACGTAAGTTGTACGGTGTATACTGTGCAAACCCCTCCGGCTCAAGACTGTAATAAGAAGCACCTTTCGAAGTAATTCCGGTTGAATTCGCCATTCTGGCAGTTTCCCACCTGCCTTCCATATGAAAGCTACAACGGTTTTCCAAGTTGCCCACAGCAGAATCAGGGAGCTTTGAGGACATAATTTCCGGGTTAATGACAATCATTCAATCACCTCTGTTTTCATTATATAAGAAATTATAGAAAAAGTCAATTTTTTTAAACATAAATATATTTTTTTGCGTTTTTACTTCTGATATTATTAAGTAAGGAGCATATTTTATATGTATAACAAAAAATGAAAAAGTCAATTTTCATTTTAAATCCCGAAAAAAATGAATCAATTGGTCGCATGTATGAATTTTGAAAAGCAAAAAAGTGTTTACTTTTAAAATATTCTAAAAAGGAGAAAAAATATGAAAAAACAAATTTCCATTATCCTGGTAATCTGTTTGCTCTTGTGTCTGACACCCACATCCGCACTGGCGGAAGATACGAATTCAGGTGAAAGCGTACAGCTTGTTACCTTTCAGCGCATCGGCACAACAGACAGCGGATTTTCTCAGGCAGGTTCATCCTGGAAGGATGCAACTATGCCGGATTCTACCGGCGACACAACCAGAGGCGTAAGTAAATACAGCGGTTCGGTCGGTCATTATGTCCAGTACACGCCCACCAACTTACAACCTGGCTGGTATGATGTTTCCTTCTGGAACATTAAATATCAGGATAGCCAGAATCCCATGAAAATGACCGCGACCATTTTTTCAGACAGTGTAACAACCGAAAACATTACCTTAGGTGTAAACACCACCTCTGAAGACCGTGGCGGTATATGGACCAAAATCGGCACCTACTATTTTGCAGGCACCAATGACGAATATTTACGTCTTGTTGCTTCAGGCGGTTCTCATGCCAGAATCGCGGACGTGAAATTTGAACTGAATGAGAGCTACCAACCGCCCAAAGCGACCTTCCAGCGCATCGGCACAACAGACAGCGGATTTTCTCAGGCAGGTTCCTCCTGGAAAAATTCAACCATAGCGGATTCTACCGGCGACACAACCAGTGGAGTAAGTAAATACAGCGGTTCGGTCGGGCATTATGTCCAGTATACACCTAACAACTTACAACCGGGGTGGTACGATGTTTCCTTCTGGAACATTAAATATCAGGATAGCCAGAATCCTATGAAAATGACTGCAACCATCTTTTCAGGCGGTGACACAACCGAAAACATCACTTTAGGTGTAAACACCACCTCTGAGGACCGTGGCGGTATATGGACCAAAATCGGCACTTACTATTTTGCAGGTACCGATGACGAATATTTACGTCTTGTTGCTTCAGGCGGTTCTCATGCCAGAATTGCAGACGCAAAATTTGAACTGAATGAAAACTACCAACCGCCCAAAGTGACCACACAGCGCATCGACACAACAGACAGCGGATTTTCCACCTATGGCGACAACTGGAAACCGGCCAGCATGCCGGATTCTACCGGCAATACTACAAGAGGTGTAAGCTTGTACACCAATTTGACAGGCTCTTATGCCCAGTACACACCCAAAAATCTGGAGCCGGGGTGGTATGATATATCTTTTTGGAATATCAAATACAGCACAAACCAAAATCCCATCAAAATGACCGGTACCGTTTTTGCCAACGGCAAAACAAAGGAAAATATTAAACTTCCCGTAAATACCGAGACAGAGGACCGTCAAGGTATATGGAGTAAAGTCGGCACCTATTATTTCAGCGGTACCGACGATGAGTATTTCAGGCTTTTTGTATTTGAAAACGGAGAATATGCACGTGTTGCGGATGTAAAATTTGAAAAAAACGACAGTTTTGTTCCGCCCCCGAGCTTCGGTGATACCGAAATTTCCTTAAACGGCACCGACCGCTTCCACGCAATATCAAAAGAAGGAAATTATTCGGTATACATTAACAAAACAGCTGCAACGGACGGACTTTTAACTTTATACGCAAACGGTGCGGAAATTGCCAAGCATTACACAAATGGCGTCGAAACCGGAAAGATTTATCTCGGTACTTTTTCCTTCCCGGACGATGCGGATGTTGAGCTTTGCTATGTCCCTCTCACAGGCTCTG belongs to Clostridia bacterium and includes:
- a CDS encoding aminotransferase class I/II-fold pyridoxal phosphate-dependent enzyme, which codes for MTDVLSLGIGEPDFVTPWHIRDAGIMSLEKGQTYYTSNAGLSELRGELCTYLKRRFDLEYTPDQALITVGGSEAIDAAIRALITEGDEVIIPEPCFVCYDPIVRLAHGVPVPIVTEEKDNFILTPEKLKAAITPKTKLLVLPYPNNPTGAVMTKEQLEAIAEILRDTNIGILSDEIYAELTYSGKHCSIANLPGMQERTIIVSGFSKAYAMTGWRLGYAVGNRDVIKAMTKIHQFAIMSSPTTAQYAAIEALKNGDEDIAEMASQYDERRRVLIDRLNEMGLTCFEARGAFYVFPSIKSTGLSSEEFCKRLLETKKVAVIPGSAFGESGEGHVRISYAYSLKTINKALDRMQEFLNELKEG
- a CDS encoding helix-turn-helix transcriptional regulator, which codes for MIVINPEIMSSKLPDSAVGNLENRCSFHMEGRWETARMANSTGITSKGASYYSLEPEGFAQYTPYNLRPGRYTISFWNIKYGADQNPVKMTGEVYANGETVHDIPLSVSEATVDRQGAWTKVGTYYFAGTNNEYFRLVAKGGAYSRPSDVKFEWADSGNHEGEGEHNSEKAPAQLIQTTNGNSVLLYFHTPVIIHTKKEKITAEPATLILYKSASPCRFESNGKPLKFDKMEIQDDLTDLMKRTRLQYDMPYSLYKADFVTDIIQKIKYEMNQQITFKKEITDALVHELFFRIAKIHIIKERPVLTDTMHRRLIAVKNAIIENCQEKWTVELMAKKAYMSTPYFYILYKARFGVSPKKDLQNIRIEHAKQLLRQGSLSVKEIAGQIGYENEYYFIRKFKEQTGMTPGKYKKGLGV